TCgcgtatatatataaatcgaCCAATTCCATTATCCAATTCAAATAGAAACTGAAGAGTGTAGACTGAAGAGCAGAGCTAAACCATTAACAGAATCGTACCGAACTGAACCGGGTTGGTTTGTTTGGTTAGGTGATGGAGGAGGAAGGATCGTCGATGCAGTCAAAGTACAAAGGAGTGAGGAAGAGGAAGTGGGGGAAATGGGTTTCGGAGATCAGACTTCCCAACAGCAGAGAACGCATATGGTTGGGGTCTTACGACACCCCCGAGAAGGCGGCGCGTGCCTTCGACGCTGCTCTCTTCTGCCTCCGAGGAAGCAACGCGAACTTCAACTTCCCCGATAATCCTCCGGCGATCAGCGGCGGAGGAAACATGTCGCGGTCGGAGATCCGAGAAGCGGCTGCGAGGTTCGCTAACTCGGAGGAGAATGTCGCGAGGGAGAAGGACGAGGAGATGATGCAGCAAGAGTGTACTACACCCTCGGCGGCTTCGTcgtcgatgatgatgatgacgatggACGTTGATGACTCGGAGTTTTTGAGTATGCTTCCGACGGTTGGTTCGGGTAATTTCGCTGCCGATTTCGGGTTGTTTCCCGGGTTTATGATAGGATAGCACACGGTGGAGTTGAGAACAGAGTTGACAAGATGGTCCTACGTAAGTCAACTAGAGCAAAGGTACCAACAAGAAGATACGTGGACTAAGGAAGGAGTATTTCATTTTGTTATTTCTTATTCAATAAAAGACCTAGTCTTGAGGAGATAGTTCTCCACTTTGTTGCATTCCTGTTTTGTAGGAAGTTGAGTACTTCCACTTTCCCTCATTCACGTATTGTAAGGAGTCATGACTccatttgttttcttatttaagCTAATGAAAAACCCAGAAAAAGGTAGACTTATCTACCAACAAATATCTTGAGTACTTGTGTTATTACAATCTCTTTAAGCTTTGAAGAGGGACCTTAGCAATTTGGTATCAAAGCCCGTTTGTTCTTGCGACGACATTCATTCACGTGAATCAACGTCCATCAAgaacatattttcttttcatcaccatttcatttttttttccaccaCCATTCCATCTACAatcaccaaaaacaaaaaaaaaaaaaaaaaaaacaaaacaaaaaccaaaaaaaaaaaaaatctaagagaTACGACCATGACCAACAAGGAGAGACTCAGTGACCTGGAAGCAGGACTGGGAATGATGCAGGATGAGTTCCAGAAGCTTACCGTCGGGATCGATGACAGACTCCGAGGAATTGAGAGCTCATTCCAACGAACTCTAGAGGAAACTCTAGGACGAATGCGGGAGATGGTCACCAATAGTCGTGCAGGTGACTCCAGTGCAACACGTCAGAGCAGAGAGCCTGACATACGACCACAAACCACTCCTCAGGAGGAAACGGTG
The nucleotide sequence above comes from Brassica napus cultivar Da-Ae chromosome A9, Da-Ae, whole genome shotgun sequence. Encoded proteins:
- the LOC106365349 gene encoding ethylene-responsive transcription factor ERF017-like — protein: MEEEGSSMQSKYKGVRKRKWGKWVSEIRLPNSRERIWLGSYDTPEKAARAFDAALFCLRGSNANFNFPDNPPAISGGGNMSRSEIREAAARFANSEENVAREKDEEMMQQECTTPSAASSSMMMMTMDVDDSEFLSMLPTVGSGNFAADFGLFPGFMIG